The genomic DNA CAAGCTGGATCGCCAGCAGCACACGCAGCCCATCTGGGGGCTCGGGGACGCGGCGGACGCGGACATCCTGGCCCACCTCGCCGAGCTGGCCGGCGTGGAGGCCTCGGAGATCGCCGGGTACGACCTCGTCGTCGCTGACGGCCAGGAGCCCCGATTCTTCGGCGCGGGGGAGGAGTTCCTCGCCTCCGGCCGCCTCGACAACCTCACGAGCGTCCACGCGGGCCTCACGGCCCTCATTCGGGCGGCGGGCGCCCCGTGGTCGTCCTCTCCTGGGGAGGGAGAGCGCGACGACGCAGCCGCCGCACGCGGTCGCCGCGTCACGATGCTCGCCGCGTTTGACCACGAGGAGATCGGCTCCGGCACCCGCTCAGGCGCCGGGGGGCCGTTCCTCGAGGACGTGCTCACGCGGATCGTGGGGAGCAGGGGCCCGGAGTTCGCGAGGATGATCGCGGGCTCGGTCCACGTGTCCTCGGACGCCGGCCACGCCGTGCACCCCAACTACCCGGAGCGGCACGACCCCGCCGTGCGCCCCGTCCTCGGCGGGGGCATGCTCCTCAAGATCAACGCTGACCAGCGGTATGCCACGGACGGCGTCGGCGCGGCGCTCATCAGCCGCCTCGCCCGCGAGTCCGGCGCGGCCTATCAGGAGTTCGTCTCCAAGAACACGATGCCCTGCGGCTCGACCATCGGGCCCATTACGGCCACGCGGCTGGGAATCCGCACGGTGGACGTCGGCGTTCCGTTGCTATCGATGCACTCGGCGAGGGAGATGCTCGCGGTGAATGACTACGCGGCGCTGACCCGAATTCTTGAGGCTTTCTGTGTAAAGCTGTGAATTTCATGGGTATTCTGTGAGTGAAGCACCTCGCGGGGCTTGGCATCGAACGTCGAGGTGACAAGCTCACGTGAAGGGAACGCCGAATGTCATATCAGCAGAACCCCCAGGGAATGCAGGGCCAGGGGTACAGCCAGCCCGCAGGCCAGGGTTACAACCAGCCCGCCTCGGACCCCTTCGGCAGTCACGCCGGCGGCTCGCCGGCCCCGGGCAGCGGCGGCCCCAAGAAGAAGACCGGCCTCATCGTCGGCCTCGTGCTCGGCGGACTCGTTGTCCTCGGGCTCATCATCGCCCTCATCGCCAACCTCATGAACGTCGTCGGCAAGGGCTCCTCGAAGGACGCGTCCTCGACGTCGTCGGACGGCCAGTCCTACTCCAAGGGAGACCAGGGCGAGGCGGAGAAGACCGTCTCCACTTATGTGGACGCGCTCCGGGACGGCAAGGCCCAGGACGCCCTGAAGAAGATGGACACGGACATGGTCGGCCTGGACCCGGACCAGCCGTACTACAAGGACGAGGTCTACTCGAAGGCGAAGAACCGACCCGAGGGCTTCTCCCGGACTGACTCCAAGCGCGTCAGCGACGACTGGTACAAGGTGAGCGGCACGGTCAAGCAGAAGAGCCGCGACCTCCCCGTCGAGTACGACGTCCGCCGGATCGGCGGCGAGTGGAAGGTCGCCCCCCGCTCCAGCTACGTGTCCCTTCCGCACGTGTACGCGAGCGGAGCGAAGTTCCCCGTCACCGTCAACGGCGTCAGCGTCTCGGACTCCTCCTCGACCTCCGCCACGAGCATGAAGAACCCGCTCCCCGGCGACTACGAGATCTCCAGCATCAACAACACCTACTTCACGACCAAGCCCGTCACGGCCACGGCGTGGGCGGACGGCAGCAAGGAAGGCTCGAGCGGCACGTCGAAGCTCGAGGTCAAGCCCACCGCCGAGGCCCAGAAGACCGTCGTCACCGCAGTGACCGAGGCCATGAAGACGTGCGCCGCCAAGCTCGACCACAAGACCTGCGGGCGCGAGTTCAACGCCTACAGCAGCCAGGGCAAGCTTGAGGGCCTCAAGGTCACCATCGCGAAGATGCCGGTCATCGAGGCCACGGCCGGCTCGTCCAGCCCGAACCGCTTCACCATCTCGACGACGACGAAGGGCACGATGGACTACGACGCCAAGCTCAACGGCCAGCCCGTCCAGGCCTCTCGCGACCTCGACAT from Falsarthrobacter nasiphocae includes the following:
- a CDS encoding M18 family aminopeptidase; the protein is MSAHDHAQDLARFVTASPSSYHAAAEAVRRLAAAGFRELDETKVWDLAPGAYVVRRDGAFIAFLLPEGDGPLEGADIVGAHTDSPGFKLKPKPTTGSANILQAGVEVYGGPLLNSWLDRELRLAGRLVLADGTERLVATEPILRIPQLAVHLDRAVNADGLKLDRQQHTQPIWGLGDAADADILAHLAELAGVEASEIAGYDLVVADGQEPRFFGAGEEFLASGRLDNLTSVHAGLTALIRAAGAPWSSSPGEGERDDAAAARGRRVTMLAAFDHEEIGSGTRSGAGGPFLEDVLTRIVGSRGPEFARMIAGSVHVSSDAGHAVHPNYPERHDPAVRPVLGGGMLLKINADQRYATDGVGAALISRLARESGAAYQEFVSKNTMPCGSTIGPITATRLGIRTVDVGVPLLSMHSAREMLAVNDYAALTRILEAFCVKL